The Microscilla marina ATCC 23134 genome contains a region encoding:
- a CDS encoding alpha/beta fold hydrolase, which translates to MLKIIRYIFFTLVILLAGVFIWAYRSDIAVEQLKTRYAPPPSEFVSIQGMQVHYREEGKGFPLVLIHGTGASLHTWQGWVDQLKQHYRVIRFDLPAFGLTGPHPQHDYKISTYVKFVQALLQKKGIKKCHIAGNSLGGNIAWRFALAYPDRVGKMILLDASGIPLKKKRKKLWIMQLARTPIVNWVMRYATPRAIFRKNLLEVYSDDAKVSPALITQYQQLTLRKGNREAFIQRAKTPVEDRSEDIPRINTHTLIMWGKDDAWIPLELAYAFKEKLPNNQLIIYPNVGHVPMEEIPLKTAQDALHFLEAKP; encoded by the coding sequence ATGCTCAAAATAATACGTTATATTTTCTTTACCCTCGTCATACTATTGGCAGGGGTTTTTATTTGGGCTTATCGCTCCGATATAGCCGTAGAGCAACTCAAAACAAGGTATGCACCACCCCCCTCAGAGTTTGTAAGCATACAAGGCATGCAGGTACATTACCGCGAAGAGGGCAAGGGTTTTCCTTTGGTGCTTATACACGGTACGGGAGCTTCGTTGCATACCTGGCAAGGTTGGGTAGACCAACTCAAGCAACATTACCGCGTCATTCGGTTCGACTTGCCTGCCTTTGGGCTTACAGGACCGCACCCACAGCACGATTATAAAATCAGTACTTATGTGAAGTTTGTACAAGCACTGCTGCAAAAGAAAGGCATTAAAAAGTGTCATATTGCTGGCAACTCACTGGGAGGAAACATTGCCTGGCGTTTTGCCTTGGCTTACCCCGATAGGGTAGGTAAAATGATTTTGTTGGATGCCAGTGGTATTCCGCTCAAAAAAAAACGTAAAAAGCTGTGGATTATGCAACTTGCCCGCACCCCTATAGTCAATTGGGTCATGCGCTATGCCACGCCCAGGGCTATTTTTAGAAAAAACCTGCTAGAGGTATACAGCGACGATGCCAAGGTGTCGCCTGCATTGATTACCCAATACCAGCAACTTACTCTGAGAAAAGGCAACCGTGAAGCATTTATTCAACGAGCGAAAACTCCTGTTGAGGATCGTTCAGAAGACATTCCTCGAATCAACACCCATACCCTCATTATGTGGGGAAAAGATGATGCTTGGATACCATTGGAGCTGGCTTATGCGTTTAAAGAAAAGTTGCCCAATAATCAATTGATTATATACCCAAATGTGGGCCATGTGCCTATGGAAGAGATTCCCTTGAAAACAGCACAAGATGCCCTTCATTTTTTAGAAGCCAAACCCTAA
- the sucD gene encoding succinate--CoA ligase subunit alpha encodes MSVLVNKDSKIIVQGFTGSEGSFHAGQMIEYGSNVVGGVTPGKGGMTHLERPVFNTVKEAVKATGADVSIIFVPPAFASDAIMEAADAGIKVIIAITEGIPILDMVKAKQYIQGKDVRLVGPNCPGVITPGEAKVGIMPGFIHNPGRIGIVSRSGTLTYEAVDQITKAGLGQSTCIGIGGDPVIGTTTKEAVELLMNDPDTDAIIMIGEIGGSMEAEAANWIKADGNRKPVVGFIAGQTAPKGRRMGHAGAIIGGKDDTAEAKMRIMRECGLHVVASPAEIGATMVKALESVTS; translated from the coding sequence ATGAGTGTTTTAGTCAATAAGGATTCTAAGATAATTGTTCAAGGCTTCACAGGCTCTGAGGGTAGTTTTCACGCAGGGCAAATGATAGAGTATGGAAGTAATGTAGTAGGTGGTGTAACTCCTGGCAAAGGGGGAATGACTCACCTTGAACGCCCGGTATTCAACACTGTAAAAGAAGCTGTAAAAGCTACAGGTGCTGATGTATCGATTATTTTTGTACCTCCTGCTTTTGCCAGCGATGCCATTATGGAAGCTGCTGACGCAGGTATCAAGGTAATTATTGCAATTACTGAAGGGATTCCTATTTTGGACATGGTAAAAGCCAAACAATATATCCAAGGCAAAGATGTGCGTTTGGTAGGACCTAACTGTCCTGGGGTAATTACTCCTGGTGAAGCTAAAGTAGGTATTATGCCTGGTTTTATTCACAACCCTGGCCGTATTGGTATTGTATCGCGTTCTGGTACTTTGACCTACGAAGCAGTAGATCAAATTACTAAAGCCGGACTGGGACAGTCTACTTGTATTGGTATAGGCGGCGACCCAGTAATTGGTACTACTACTAAAGAAGCGGTAGAGTTGTTAATGAATGACCCTGACACTGATGCCATCATTATGATTGGTGAGATTGGTGGAAGCATGGAGGCTGAAGCTGCAAACTGGATCAAGGCTGATGGCAACCGTAAACCTGTAGTAGGCTTTATTGCTGGACAAACTGCTCCCAAAGGACGTAGAATGGGACACGCAGGAGCCATTATTGGTGGAAAAGATGACACCGCCGAAGCTAAGATGCGTATTATGCGTGAGTGTGGCTTACACGTGGTAGCTTCTCCTGCCGAGATTGGCGCCACTATGGTAAAAGCACTAGAGTCAGTAACTAGCTAA